In a single window of the Azospirillum sp. B510 genome:
- a CDS encoding crotonase/enoyl-CoA hydratase family protein — MTYETIRYESENGIAIITLNRPDVFNTMNRSVIMELIDAFDRTDRDDAVRAVVVTGAGKAFCGGADLSKGAEIFDKEKTPKGATQSAVRPDGTIDYSSEAARDGGGLLGLRIFASLKPVIGAINGAAVGVGASMLLPMDIRIASEKARVGFVYARRGIVFECCSAWFLPRVVGISKALEWSFSGRVLSADELKDGGLVRDVVPHDQLLPTAYAIAREIADNTAPVSIALMRQMAWRGLGMGHPMEAHQIESRGICTRGRSPDAKEGVQSFLEKRLPQFTDTVSRDMPDFFPWWEEPAYR; from the coding sequence ATGACCTACGAAACCATCCGCTACGAGAGCGAGAACGGGATCGCCATCATCACGCTCAACCGTCCTGACGTGTTCAACACGATGAACAGGTCCGTGATCATGGAGCTGATCGATGCGTTCGACCGTACGGATCGCGACGACGCCGTTCGCGCCGTAGTCGTGACCGGAGCCGGCAAGGCGTTCTGTGGCGGCGCCGATCTGTCGAAAGGGGCGGAGATCTTCGACAAGGAAAAGACGCCCAAGGGCGCCACGCAATCGGCAGTGCGGCCCGACGGAACCATCGACTATAGTTCCGAAGCGGCCCGCGATGGCGGTGGACTGCTGGGGCTGCGCATTTTCGCCAGCCTCAAGCCGGTCATCGGTGCGATCAACGGGGCTGCTGTGGGTGTAGGGGCATCGATGCTGCTGCCGATGGATATCCGCATCGCCAGCGAAAAGGCCCGTGTCGGCTTCGTTTATGCGCGGCGCGGAATTGTCTTCGAGTGCTGTTCCGCATGGTTTCTGCCGCGCGTCGTCGGTATCAGCAAGGCGTTGGAATGGAGCTTCAGCGGCCGGGTTTTGTCCGCCGACGAGTTGAAGGATGGAGGATTGGTGCGCGATGTGGTCCCTCACGACCAGTTGCTCCCGACCGCCTACGCCATCGCCCGCGAAATAGCGGACAACACAGCACCCGTTTCAATCGCGCTGATGCGCCAGATGGCTTGGCGCGGTCTGGGGATGGGGCATCCGATGGAAGCCCACCAGATCGAGAGCCGCGGAATCTGTACGCGGGGTCGTAGCCCCGATGCCAAGGAAGGCGTCCAGTCCTTCCTGGAAAAGCGGCTCCCCCAATTCACCGATACCGTTTCGCGGGACATGCCCGATTTTTTCCCCTGGTGGGAAGAGCCGGCGTACCGCTGA
- a CDS encoding EstA family serine hydrolase: MTVPVSGANARVQRAIDDAIAAGQEIGVQVAAYLDGKLVIDAWGGLADPASGRKVDGETLFNVFSVTKAVAATALHILADRGSIDYDAPVARYWPEYGVNGKERTTVRDVLTHRAGVPQMPEGVTPELMCDWEWMTGQIAALTPLAEPGSKTLYLSMTFGWIVGELVRRADPKHRSLGRFVQEEIAGPLGISDLWIGVPESETLRIATLVDAMTPVPPEYLPPLFVASMPPQVGLVPGVFERPDVRRSEIAGVGGIFNARSEARFWALLAQGGTLDGVRLLSAERTATLNIPRANSDEPDPVMFNIPLPISIGGFWLGGEHPPVASAHSPRALCHPGQGGSIGWADPDSRLAVAICHNRMFNAHSRESDPILPIADAVRDAVGLLG, from the coding sequence ATGACTGTGCCTGTTTCGGGTGCGAACGCTCGCGTTCAGCGCGCCATTGACGACGCCATTGCCGCCGGACAGGAAATCGGCGTTCAGGTCGCGGCCTATCTCGACGGCAAGCTGGTGATCGACGCCTGGGGCGGCTTGGCCGATCCGGCCAGCGGGCGCAAGGTCGATGGCGAAACGCTGTTCAATGTCTTCTCGGTGACCAAGGCCGTTGCGGCCACGGCCCTGCATATCCTGGCCGATCGCGGGTCGATCGATTACGACGCGCCGGTCGCCCGCTATTGGCCGGAGTATGGCGTGAACGGCAAGGAGCGGACGACAGTTCGCGATGTGCTGACCCATCGCGCCGGGGTTCCGCAGATGCCCGAAGGTGTCACGCCGGAGTTGATGTGCGACTGGGAGTGGATGACCGGACAGATCGCCGCGCTGACTCCGCTGGCGGAACCGGGAAGCAAGACGCTCTACCTGTCCATGACCTTTGGCTGGATCGTCGGCGAGCTGGTGCGCCGCGCCGATCCGAAGCATCGTTCCCTCGGCCGTTTTGTGCAGGAGGAGATTGCCGGGCCGCTCGGCATTTCCGATCTGTGGATCGGCGTGCCGGAGTCCGAAACGCTGCGGATCGCGACGCTGGTCGACGCCATGACCCCGGTGCCGCCGGAATATCTGCCGCCGCTCTTCGTCGCCTCGATGCCACCGCAAGTCGGGTTGGTCCCCGGCGTGTTCGAGCGGCCCGACGTGCGGCGATCGGAGATCGCCGGGGTCGGCGGCATCTTCAACGCGCGCAGCGAGGCGCGATTCTGGGCCCTGCTGGCACAGGGAGGCACGCTGGACGGCGTGCGCCTGTTGTCGGCCGAGCGAACGGCGACGCTCAACATCCCGCGCGCCAACAGCGACGAACCCGATCCGGTGATGTTCAACATTCCGCTGCCGATCAGCATTGGCGGCTTCTGGCTGGGTGGCGAACACCCGCCGGTGGCGTCGGCGCACAGTCCGCGCGCGTTGTGCCATCCGGGGCAGGGGGGATCGATCGGCTGGGCCGACCCGGACAGCCGGCTTGCCGTCGCTATCTGTCATAACCGCATGTTCAACGCCCATTCCCGTGAGTCAGATCCAATCCTGCCGATTGCCGACGCTGTACGCGACGCCGTTGGCCTGCTCGGCTGA
- a CDS encoding IS3-like element ISAzs23 family transposase (programmed frameshift): MVMPNNMPLSAPVSEAVPDAGETPRVVAGPAAVPPEMSARPKRRTFTAAEKLRILAETDRAADTGGIAAILRREGLYSSALTDWRRQRDAGAFEALKPLKRGPKTAPSNPLEAELAKARQDIARLQRRLERAEAVIDVQKKFFGPVGDCLASRRQRRDAAMSAIATLAPDRGLVSAACAAVGVARASVHRHRVRLAGREPAPRPRPRPLRALAVQERQTVLALLREPRFVGLAPAEVYATLLDEGVYHCSLRTMYRLLAEHDEVRERRDQLRHPAYRKPELLAKAPNEVWSWDITKLMGPMKWSYYYLYVILDIFSRRVVGWCVADAESATLFKALFEETLAKHTVPPGQLTLHADRGGPMKAKATALLLADLGVTKSHSRPHTSNDNPFSEAHFKTLKYQPQFPKRFGSIEDARAFCRDFFTWYNRDHHHAGIGLMTPDQVHYGQADAVHAARQQTLDRAFRRTLERFVRKAPQPPAKPIEVWINPPQKPENIQA, from the exons GTGGTTATGCCCAACAATATGCCCCTGTCCGCCCCTGTATCGGAGGCGGTTCCCGACGCCGGTGAGACGCCGCGGGTTGTTGCCGGGCCCGCTGCAGTCCCCCCGGAGATGTCGGCGCGTCCCAAACGTCGCACTTTCACGGCGGCGGAGAAGCTGCGGATCCTCGCCGAGACGGATCGGGCGGCGGACACCGGCGGGATCGCCGCGATCCTGCGGCGGGAAGGTCTGTATTCGTCGGCCCTGACCGACTGGCGCCGGCAACGCGATGCCGGCGCCTTCGAGGCGCTGAAGCCGCTCAAGCGCGGTCCGAAGACGGCCCCCTCCAACCCGTTGGAAGCGGAGCTGGCCAAGGCTCGCCAGGACATCGCCCGTCTCCAGCGCCGCCTGGAACGAGCCGAGGCGGTCATCGACGTCCAAAAAAAAT TTTTCGGACCTGTTGGGGATTGCCTTGCCTCCCGCCGACAGCGACGAGACGCCGCGATGAGCGCGATCGCCACCTTGGCCCCCGACCGCGGTCTTGTGAGTGCGGCCTGCGCCGCTGTCGGCGTCGCCCGTGCCAGCGTCCATCGGCATCGGGTCCGGCTGGCCGGCCGGGAACCGGCGCCTCGCCCCCGGCCACGCCCGCTGCGGGCGCTCGCGGTCCAGGAGCGCCAGACGGTGCTCGCCCTTCTGCGCGAGCCGCGCTTCGTCGGTCTTGCCCCGGCGGAAGTCTACGCCACCCTGCTCGATGAAGGCGTCTATCATTGCTCCCTCCGCACCATGTACCGCCTGCTGGCCGAGCATGACGAGGTCCGCGAACGCCGCGATCAGCTCCGCCATCCGGCCTACCGGAAGCCCGAATTGCTGGCCAAGGCCCCGAACGAGGTCTGGTCCTGGGACATCACCAAGCTGATGGGGCCGATGAAATGGTCCTATTACTACCTCTACGTCATCCTCGATATCTTCAGCCGCCGCGTTGTCGGCTGGTGCGTCGCCGATGCCGAGAGCGCCACCCTGTTCAAGGCGCTGTTCGAGGAGACGCTGGCCAAACACACCGTCCCGCCCGGCCAATTGACCCTGCACGCCGATCGAGGCGGCCCGATGAAGGCCAAGGCCACCGCTCTCCTGCTCGCCGACCTCGGCGTCACCAAATCGCACAGCCGGCCACACACCTCCAATGACAACCCGTTCTCGGAGGCCCACTTCAAGACCCTGAAATATCAGCCGCAATTCCCCAAGCGCTTCGGCTCCATCGAGGATGCCAGGGCCTTCTGCCGGGACTTCTTCACCTGGTACAACCGGGATCACCACCATGCCGGCATCGGCCTGATGACCCCAGACCAAGTCCATTACGGCCAAGCCGACGCCGTCCATGCCGCCCGCCAGCAAACCCTCGACCGTGCCTTTCGCCGCACACTGGAGCGTTTCGTTCGCAAAGCGCCTCAACCACCCGCAAAGCCAATCGAAGTCTGGATCAATCCGCCGCAAAAGCCGGAGAACATCCAAGCCTAA
- a CDS encoding NAD(P)H-dependent flavin oxidoreductase, translated as MKTAITELFGITYPILNAGMGKVALPKMVAAVSNAGGLGNYGAGSHPPEVTRAAIREIRSLTDKPFAANVPLALPNGKENMQVLLEERVPIINYSMGKGDWIVKRAHGYGGKVVASVNGVQLAKRAQEHGVDAVIATGHEAAGHASDVTTFVLIPRLAETLRIPIIAAGGIGNGAGLAAALALGADGVSMGTCFLTTQESPLHQNFKKKAIESEIDNTIFSTRFDGFPCRVLQSSGAERMVKARLNVVKIFLDSFSIAKELDTPYLKLLWQVLSLGPTRIEQMMRMSRMLKSHVITLTTGDLEAGVTAAGMSVGLVHDAPTVAELIERVVKEAHASRNKLNVQIVNVVTPVGK; from the coding sequence ATGAAGACGGCAATTACCGAATTGTTTGGCATCACTTATCCCATCCTCAACGCCGGCATGGGAAAAGTCGCCCTCCCCAAAATGGTGGCCGCCGTCTCGAACGCGGGTGGGCTGGGCAATTACGGGGCCGGTTCTCACCCGCCTGAAGTCACGCGGGCGGCCATTCGTGAGATCCGATCGCTGACCGACAAACCGTTTGCCGCCAATGTTCCCCTGGCGCTACCGAACGGCAAGGAAAACATGCAGGTTCTGCTGGAGGAGCGGGTTCCGATCATCAATTATTCCATGGGCAAAGGCGACTGGATCGTAAAGCGCGCTCATGGCTACGGCGGCAAGGTGGTCGCATCCGTCAACGGCGTGCAACTTGCCAAGCGCGCCCAGGAGCACGGTGTTGATGCGGTCATCGCCACTGGCCACGAGGCTGCGGGACATGCCTCGGACGTCACTACCTTCGTGCTGATCCCTCGCCTCGCCGAAACTCTGCGAATTCCGATCATCGCGGCCGGCGGGATCGGAAATGGAGCCGGCTTAGCTGCGGCATTGGCACTCGGTGCCGATGGCGTGTCGATGGGCACCTGCTTCCTGACCACACAGGAAAGCCCGTTGCACCAGAACTTCAAGAAGAAGGCCATTGAGTCCGAAATCGATAATACGATCTTCTCAACACGCTTCGATGGCTTTCCGTGTCGGGTGCTGCAGTCTTCGGGTGCGGAGCGAATGGTGAAAGCACGGCTGAACGTCGTGAAGATCTTTCTGGACTCCTTCAGCATCGCGAAGGAACTTGATACGCCCTATCTCAAGCTCCTGTGGCAGGTTCTGTCCCTGGGACCAACCAGGATCGAGCAGATGATGCGCATGTCGCGGATGCTTAAGAGCCACGTCATCACCTTGACAACAGGCGACCTGGAGGCTGGTGTGACGGCCGCAGGTATGTCCGTCGGACTCGTGCACGATGCGCCAACGGTCGCGGAGCTGATCGAGCGGGTCGTTAAGGAAGCTCATGCCTCCCGAAACAAACTCAATGTTCAAATCGTCAACGTAGTTACTCCAGTCGGTAAATAG
- a CDS encoding enoyl-CoA hydratase-related protein: MSENISDNFLIEEPAEGIKRIVLNRPNSMNAFTFTMYKEFVALLNAIKFDPMTRVVILTGTGKAFCTGHDLRAGGAPDWVVPDVGKAYHTKYAMSVIASIPSLMRSLPQPVICGVNGTVAGMGYALPLAADIAIAGKSAKFVNSIHNAATGAELGMTYMLPRAVGTQRAAEILLTARTVQSDEAERIGLVLRTVPDEELQDACLELAKSIAVNVPIGIWLTKQSLWNNMNAGSLEQAMELETRGVFMAQSTEDAVEKRKSFLEKRSPKYSNR, from the coding sequence ATGTCGGAAAATATTTCCGATAATTTTCTGATCGAAGAGCCGGCCGAAGGCATCAAGCGGATCGTCCTGAACCGGCCGAACTCGATGAATGCCTTTACATTTACGATGTACAAGGAGTTCGTCGCCCTTCTCAACGCCATCAAATTCGATCCGATGACGCGGGTGGTGATCCTGACCGGAACCGGCAAGGCATTCTGCACCGGACACGATCTGCGCGCCGGGGGCGCGCCCGATTGGGTGGTGCCGGATGTCGGCAAGGCGTATCATACCAAGTACGCAATGAGCGTCATCGCCTCCATCCCGTCGCTGATGCGCTCGTTGCCGCAGCCGGTCATCTGCGGCGTCAACGGAACCGTCGCCGGCATGGGGTATGCCTTGCCGCTGGCCGCTGATATTGCGATCGCTGGCAAATCGGCAAAATTCGTGAACTCGATCCACAACGCCGCCACCGGTGCGGAATTGGGCATGACCTATATGCTGCCGCGCGCGGTGGGCACCCAACGTGCGGCGGAGATCCTGCTGACCGCCCGCACAGTGCAGTCCGACGAGGCCGAACGGATCGGTCTGGTGCTGCGGACCGTGCCGGACGAGGAGTTGCAAGACGCCTGCCTCGAGTTGGCCAAGAGCATCGCTGTCAACGTGCCGATCGGTATCTGGTTGACCAAGCAGTCATTGTGGAACAACATGAACGCGGGCAGCCTCGAACAAGCCATGGAACTGGAAACCCGCGGCGTGTTCATGGCCCAATCCACCGAAGACGCCGTGGAAAAGCGCAAATCCTTCCTGGAAAAGCGCTCCCCGAAATACAGCAATCGGTAA
- a CDS encoding rubredoxin has translation MKSWMCVNCGYVYVEAAGDPAGGIPPGTRWEDVPDDWICPDCGLGKGEFEMMELD, from the coding sequence GTGAAATCCTGGATGTGCGTCAATTGCGGTTACGTCTATGTCGAAGCGGCGGGCGATCCCGCTGGAGGAATCCCACCGGGCACCCGCTGGGAGGATGTTCCCGACGATTGGATTTGTCCCGACTGCGGGTTGGGCAAGGGTGAATTCGAAATGATGGAACTAGACTGA
- a CDS encoding crotonase/enoyl-CoA hydratase family protein, which produces MNKYLNSSEYVLFSVQDRIARIILNRPDKRNAMHPAMLTELRDALMEADALTEVNVIILEGAGKDFCAGYDLAGAYAGYKDGTPPWDELRYRTQNGSIDDDCWNLEQTQKLCMVLFDMHKPVIAKVQGNCLAGGTDIALMCDFIICTEEAKLGFPAARANGTPPNQMWIYHVGPQWAKRILMTGDNLRGRDAARIGLVLDAVPAEELDAAVDELARRISFVDAELLSAHKRIVNAALELQGARTLQRFSVEMDARAHLSRGPRRSQFKADMAEHGLKAALKNRDEPFGDGMVQSHWLRK; this is translated from the coding sequence GTGAACAAATATCTCAACAGTTCCGAATATGTTCTTTTTTCCGTCCAAGATCGCATTGCGCGCATCATCCTTAATCGTCCTGATAAGCGCAACGCCATGCATCCGGCCATGCTGACCGAATTACGGGATGCGCTGATGGAGGCCGACGCCCTCACCGAGGTGAACGTCATCATTCTGGAAGGCGCGGGGAAGGATTTCTGCGCCGGCTATGATCTTGCTGGGGCCTATGCCGGCTACAAGGACGGCACGCCGCCCTGGGACGAACTGCGCTATCGCACGCAGAACGGATCGATCGACGACGATTGCTGGAATCTGGAGCAGACGCAGAAGCTTTGCATGGTCCTGTTCGACATGCACAAGCCGGTTATTGCCAAGGTCCAGGGCAATTGCCTGGCCGGCGGAACTGATATTGCGCTGATGTGCGATTTCATCATCTGCACGGAAGAGGCCAAACTCGGGTTCCCGGCGGCACGCGCCAACGGCACACCTCCCAACCAGATGTGGATTTACCATGTCGGGCCTCAATGGGCGAAACGGATCCTGATGACCGGCGACAATCTGCGTGGCCGCGACGCCGCCCGCATCGGTCTAGTCCTCGATGCGGTCCCAGCCGAGGAACTCGACGCCGCAGTCGACGAGTTGGCCCGACGCATCAGCTTCGTCGATGCCGAACTGCTGTCGGCGCATAAGCGAATCGTCAATGCCGCGCTGGAACTGCAAGGGGCACGAACCCTGCAACGCTTCTCCGTGGAAATGGATGCCCGCGCCCACCTGTCCAGGGGGCCGCGCCGCAGCCAGTTCAAGGCCGACATGGCGGAACACGGCCTGAAGGCTGCGCTCAAGAACAGGGATGAACCGTTCGGCGACGGCATGGTTCAATCCCATTGGCTGAGAAAATAA
- a CDS encoding cytochrome P450, whose amino-acid sequence MNASAPRIRDFDDPSFDPFSAVDEGFGPHVLDPYQRLAELRREAPVHHIDYRVLFGLEPDITLGGLPHALVVSYDAVAQVYNDPVTFSNTIYERNLGIAFGRSISVMDAPEHPRYRRIFQKAFLPNIVSKWGESLVAPVIDRLLERFIDRGHADLVKEFTALYPFQVIYEQLGLPKGEVEVFHKLAAALTTFSVDPRYAMEASAKLGEYYDALTDLRAQQPGDDLISLLATAEVDGERLPKDVVVSFLRQLNNAAGDTTYRATSCMMMGLLSNPEQFDAVRRDRSLIPAVIEEAIRWECPVLVGSRQAIRDVTLCGVDIPAGTVIDVGNGAANRDEARYPDPDRFDIFRPAGGARHFGFAYGPHVCIGQHLARVEMTRALTGILDRLPNLRLDPERPAPQIRGINLRAPSALHVVFG is encoded by the coding sequence ATGAATGCCAGCGCCCCCCGCATTCGCGATTTCGATGATCCGTCCTTCGATCCCTTCAGCGCCGTGGACGAGGGCTTCGGCCCCCACGTGCTCGATCCTTACCAGCGTCTGGCGGAACTGCGCCGAGAGGCCCCGGTCCACCACATCGACTACCGGGTGCTGTTCGGCCTGGAACCCGACATCACGCTGGGCGGTCTGCCGCATGCGCTGGTCGTAAGCTACGACGCAGTGGCGCAAGTCTACAACGATCCCGTGACCTTCAGTAACACCATCTACGAACGCAACCTCGGCATCGCCTTCGGCCGCAGCATCTCGGTGATGGATGCGCCGGAACACCCGCGATACCGGCGGATCTTCCAGAAGGCGTTCCTGCCCAACATCGTGTCGAAATGGGGGGAATCGCTGGTTGCCCCGGTGATCGACCGGCTGCTCGAGCGCTTTATCGATCGTGGGCATGCCGACCTTGTCAAGGAATTTACCGCCCTCTATCCGTTCCAGGTCATTTACGAACAGTTGGGATTGCCGAAGGGAGAGGTGGAGGTCTTCCACAAGCTGGCCGCGGCGCTGACCACCTTCTCCGTCGACCCGCGCTACGCCATGGAGGCCAGTGCCAAGCTTGGTGAATATTACGACGCGCTGACCGATCTGCGTGCGCAACAACCGGGCGACGATCTTATCAGCCTGCTGGCGACGGCGGAGGTCGATGGTGAACGACTGCCCAAGGATGTGGTTGTCTCCTTTCTAAGGCAGCTCAACAATGCCGCTGGTGACACCACTTATCGTGCGACCAGTTGCATGATGATGGGCCTGCTTTCCAACCCGGAACAGTTCGATGCGGTTCGTCGCGACCGTTCGTTGATCCCTGCGGTGATCGAAGAGGCCATTCGGTGGGAATGTCCGGTTCTGGTCGGTTCGCGGCAGGCCATCCGCGATGTCACGCTGTGCGGGGTCGATATCCCGGCGGGAACGGTGATTGATGTCGGCAATGGCGCGGCCAATCGGGACGAGGCGCGCTATCCCGATCCGGATCGCTTCGACATCTTCCGGCCGGCCGGCGGCGCCCGTCATTTCGGCTTCGCCTATGGTCCGCATGTCTGCATCGGACAGCATCTGGCGCGGGTTGAAATGACACGAGCGCTTACCGGGATCCTCGACCGCCTGCCCAACCTGCGCCTCGATCCCGAGCGGCCGGCGCCGCAGATCCGCGGCATCAATTTGCGGGCGCCGTCCGCACTGCATGTCGTTTTCGGCTGA
- a CDS encoding GMC family oxidoreductase codes for MSVCYDYIIVGAGSAGCVLANLLSEDPSVSVLLLECGPTDSSPMIRMPKGFGKLLADPNHVWHLPTTRSKAAGPEVWMRGKVLGGSSAINGMVYVRGQPQDYDAIAAAGNPGWGWRDVAPYFKRMENHVLGADDLRGAGGPLDITVGRSSALGDALLAAGRTLGMERKDDLNREDQEGIGYLAFTINRRGERVSAARAFLDPARSRPNLRILTGCHVDRVLFEGRVAVGVAAQTPTGPERLLGHEVILCAGALQSPKLLQLSGVGPAEHLHKVGIPVVCDRPGVGQNMREHFLLMLQYGLKRSRDSHNAEFSGLALIRNVLTYMLLRRGPLATGSYELGGFARIMPGVDRPDAQFLAAPFSLDLDDPAMAFTRDPGMQLFGYPLRSTSQGSLTVQSADPRHPAAIEPNYLATDHDRTLSVAMVRAMRRMMAADSLKPFIGAEMSYTAQARTDDEILDAFRRYGQSGYHAVGTCRMGSDPDSVVDSRLRVRGVERLRVMDCSVYPEMLSGNTNAPTMALAWRAADLILEDRKAETRSTGT; via the coding sequence ATGAGTGTCTGCTACGACTACATCATCGTCGGGGCCGGGTCGGCCGGTTGCGTTCTCGCCAACCTGCTGTCGGAGGATCCATCGGTTTCGGTGCTTCTACTGGAATGCGGCCCCACCGACAGTTCGCCGATGATCCGCATGCCGAAGGGCTTCGGCAAGCTGCTGGCCGATCCAAATCACGTCTGGCACCTGCCGACAACGCGCAGCAAGGCGGCGGGGCCGGAGGTGTGGATGCGGGGCAAGGTTCTGGGCGGGTCGAGCGCCATCAATGGGATGGTTTATGTGCGTGGCCAGCCCCAGGACTATGACGCCATCGCCGCAGCTGGCAATCCCGGTTGGGGGTGGCGCGACGTGGCGCCCTATTTCAAGCGGATGGAAAATCACGTTCTGGGGGCCGACGATCTGCGTGGCGCCGGCGGTCCGCTCGACATCACGGTGGGGCGGTCGTCTGCCCTGGGCGATGCCTTGCTGGCCGCCGGCCGGACGCTCGGCATGGAGCGGAAGGACGATCTGAACCGCGAGGATCAGGAGGGCATCGGGTATCTGGCCTTCACCATCAACCGGCGGGGCGAGCGGGTCAGTGCCGCCCGCGCCTTTCTTGACCCCGCTCGGTCCCGGCCGAATCTGCGGATCCTGACCGGCTGCCATGTCGATCGGGTGCTGTTCGAAGGGCGCGTTGCCGTTGGCGTTGCCGCCCAGACGCCAACGGGACCGGAGCGCTTGCTGGGACACGAGGTTATCCTGTGTGCCGGCGCGTTGCAGTCGCCGAAACTGCTGCAATTGTCTGGCGTCGGTCCGGCGGAGCATCTGCACAAGGTGGGGATCCCGGTGGTGTGCGACCGTCCGGGTGTCGGGCAGAACATGCGTGAGCATTTTCTGCTGATGCTGCAATATGGGCTGAAGCGTTCGCGTGACAGTCACAATGCCGAGTTCTCCGGCTTGGCGCTGATTCGCAACGTCTTGACCTACATGCTGCTCCGACGTGGTCCGCTGGCCACCGGCTCTTACGAGTTGGGAGGCTTTGCCCGAATCATGCCGGGAGTGGATCGTCCAGACGCGCAATTTCTGGCGGCTCCCTTCTCGCTCGACCTCGATGACCCAGCGATGGCCTTTACCCGCGACCCGGGGATGCAGCTCTTCGGTTATCCGCTGCGTAGTACCAGCCAGGGAAGCCTGACCGTTCAGTCGGCGGATCCGCGCCATCCTGCAGCGATCGAGCCGAACTATCTGGCGACCGACCATGACCGGACGCTGAGCGTGGCGATGGTCCGCGCCATGCGGCGGATGATGGCGGCCGACAGCCTGAAACCATTCATCGGGGCGGAGATGTCCTACACCGCCCAGGCCCGGACGGACGATGAAATCCTCGATGCCTTCCGGAGATATGGGCAGAGCGGTTACCACGCCGTCGGCACCTGCCGGATGGGAAGCGACCCTGATTCGGTGGTCGATTCCCGACTGCGGGTGCGGGGGGTCGAGCGGCTGCGGGTAATGGATTGCTCGGTCTATCCCGAGATGCTGTCGGGCAATACCAACGCTCCGACCATGGCGCTGGCCTGGCGTGCCGCCGATCTGATTCTCGAAGACCGCAAGGCGGAAACCCGCTCGACAGGAACCTGA
- a CDS encoding SDR family NAD(P)-dependent oxidoreductase has product MTVSTELGGGLSGLFGLHGKTAVVTGAVQGIGLGIARTLAMAGARVVVGDLRGEAAEAAAARLRDEGAEVLGVAVDVSEEESVTAMFSSALAAFGGMDILVNNAGIYPKTPFLELTVAQWDRIHAVNLRGTFLCMREAIRHMKAAGRGGAIVNISSVNSLQPVIHDNAQYGSSKAGVNMLTRTAALEFAPDGIRVNAVLPGGVATEGAAQSVADRAPTGPLAQPGRMPLGRIGEPADIAAAVLFLSGPGSSYITGQLLAVDGGFQVS; this is encoded by the coding sequence ATGACGGTTTCGACGGAATTGGGTGGCGGATTGTCCGGCCTGTTCGGCCTGCACGGCAAGACAGCAGTGGTGACCGGCGCGGTCCAAGGAATTGGTCTGGGCATTGCCCGTACGCTGGCGATGGCTGGTGCGCGTGTGGTGGTTGGTGATTTGCGGGGCGAGGCTGCCGAAGCCGCTGCGGCAAGGCTGCGTGACGAAGGCGCCGAAGTGCTTGGCGTGGCGGTCGATGTTTCCGAGGAAGAGTCGGTCACCGCGATGTTTTCCTCGGCCCTCGCCGCGTTCGGTGGGATGGATATCCTGGTGAACAATGCCGGGATTTATCCGAAGACCCCGTTTCTCGAACTGACTGTCGCCCAATGGGATCGGATTCATGCGGTGAATCTGCGGGGAACCTTCCTATGCATGCGTGAAGCGATCCGTCATATGAAGGCGGCAGGGCGGGGTGGGGCGATCGTCAATATCTCCTCGGTCAACTCACTCCAGCCGGTGATTCATGACAATGCCCAGTATGGGTCGAGCAAGGCCGGCGTGAACATGCTGACCCGGACGGCCGCCCTGGAGTTTGCCCCGGACGGCATCCGTGTCAATGCGGTGCTGCCCGGCGGCGTGGCGACCGAAGGCGCAGCCCAGTCCGTGGCCGACCGTGCCCCCACTGGTCCACTGGCACAACCGGGCCGCATGCCGCTTGGCCGGATCGGCGAACCGGCGGATATCGCGGCGGCGGTGCTGTTTCTCAGCGGGCCGGGCTCGTCTTATATCACCGGCCAGTTGCTGGCGGTTGATGGCGGTTTCCAGGTGAGCTGA